The following nucleotide sequence is from Pandoraea thiooxydans.
GGCATTGCGCTCGAGCGCGTCGTGCTGCCAACCCGAAACGGCTTGCTGCAGGCGAACATTCATATCCTCGATCCGGGCGAAGGCAGCGACGGGCAAATCGAGCACATCGGCGAGGAAGTCGGGTACGTCCTCGAAGGCACCGTCGAGCTGACTTTACGGGATGCGAGCTACATACTGCATGCGGGAGACGCTTTCACCTTCACCAGCGAGACGCCCCACGGCTATCGCAATGCGGGGGAGGCGACGGCCCGGATCCTGTGGGTCAATACACCGGCAACCTATTGAAAAGGATGCCGGTGGCACGACGGCGCGTTACACGCCTTCGACCAGTACGGCCCGATAGGTAGCGCCCTTGTAGCGGTGCTGCGCCACCTTCTGGTATTGCGCGCCGTCATACCATGCGCGGGCGGCATTCGTGTCGGGAAACTCGACGATGACGACGCCCTCGGGCGCCGCGCCCTCCAGCACTTGCTGCGCCCCGTAAGCGGCGAGCACCTTGATCGGGTGGCCTTTAAAGGTATCTGCCACCGCCGCCATATAGGCTTTGAGCTCGGTCGGATCCTGAGTACTCTCGCGTGTGAAAACGATGTAAGTTGCCATGCGTGACGCTCCTGATGAAGTGATGATGGGTAACGGACGGCGAGCGCGGCGTCCATTTGGCGGCCATCTCGAGTTCGCCGACGCCTCAATTCTCCCTAAACCCCCGCCGGCAGCTTGCTCGCCATCATCTTGCGCCTATCCAGCCTGCGGCCATCGACGATGAAGGTGCCGTCGCCCACCGCATGCACCACGCGCTTTTCCTTGCGCGTCGTGTCGACGTAGGCGGCCACGGCCTGCAGCACGACGATGTTGTGCTTCTCGACGATGTCGATGACCTGGCATTCGATATTGGCCAGACACTCCTTGATCAGCGGCGGCTTGACATGCCGGGCCGGCACGCGGGTGAGCTTGAATTTGGCGAACTTGTCGGTGTCGACGCCAGAGCAGGTGCCGATGCCCACCACCCTGTCGAGCAGATCGACGGTGGGAATCGCGATCACGCATTCGCGATGCTTGCGCAGCGCCGCGTAGGAGTAATTCCACTCGCCGGTCGTGATGGCGAACACCGGCGTGAAATCCATCACCATGGTCCACGAGATCGTCATGATGTTGTCTTGCCCGCCGTCATGTGTGGTCACGAGAATGACGGGCCCCGACTCCATCAGGGTGAAGGCTTTGCTGAGTTCGAGCTGACGCATCACGCACCTCCGATCGACAAACCGAGCCTGCCTGATGGATTGTACGCGTGGCGGAAACTGGATGTGCCGCCGTCGGCATACGCGATTTTCTGCTTGCGCGCCACGTATTTGACGGCACCTATATTCACACGCAATAAAGCCGCTCCGGCTGCGCCCTGCGCGGCGCACATCGGTGGCAGCCCGGCCGGCTGGAAAACTACCTGGCGTTGATCTTGTTTCAGTCAGTCCAATATCGCTTGCAGCCGGCCAAGTGCATTCTCCACCACTTCTGCTGGCGCGCGCTCGATCTTCTTCGCTCCGCGAGCTTCGAGATCCAGTGCGCGAACCATGTTCACCAAGGCAACGCCCTGAGTTTCGGTGCCGGAACCCGACAGCGGTACCGCGAAGCCGGCGAATCGGGCGAACTCGCCGCCCTGCGTGATTGGCGCAACGAGGGCGACGCCTAGCGCATTGAACAATGCCGTCGATAACACCAGGACGGGGCGAAAATCTCCCTGCTGCTCGCGACCTGCCGTCGGATTCAAACTCACGCGCACGATGTCGCCACGATCAAACTTGACGCGTCTCACCATATCTCACGACCTACCGGAGCACTCCCATGCCAAACCGCCAAATCGCTCGGCATCGACGCTTTCGGGTCGCACTGTGCGATGAGTTCGCTGAGCGCATACTTGCGCCGAGCCGGCTTCAGCATGAGCCCCTCCGGGCGCACATCCACAGCGAGCTTGTCGCCCAGCGCGACTTTAAGTTGATCAAGGAGCGCGGCCGGTAGCCGCACCGCTGCGCTATTGCCCCATTTTTGAATCGACAGTTCCATTGCACACCCCATGAAGTATAGCCATTGTAGATACGCAATGCTTTCAGGTCAAGTGCGTGCATCTACACCGGCGCGATGCAATTCCAACTGCTTCCCATGCCCATTGAGCGCGCCCAAATCCGGTTCCCCTTGGCGAATCCTCTAGCACGTCCGCTGCCCGCCCGACGGCGCCAGACGCGTCTGGGCGGGGGTAGCCGGCCGGTCCAGCGCACCGGAC
It contains:
- a CDS encoding DUF1330 domain-containing protein, which encodes MATYIVFTRESTQDPTELKAYMAAVADTFKGHPIKVLAAYGAQQVLEGAAPEGVVIVEFPDTNAARAWYDGAQYQKVAQHRYKGATYRAVLVEGV
- a CDS encoding flavin reductase family protein codes for the protein MRQLELSKAFTLMESGPVILVTTHDGGQDNIMTISWTMVMDFTPVFAITTGEWNYSYAALRKHRECVIAIPTVDLLDRVVGIGTCSGVDTDKFAKFKLTRVPARHVKPPLIKECLANIECQVIDIVEKHNIVVLQAVAAYVDTTRKEKRVVHAVGDGTFIVDGRRLDRRKMMASKLPAGV
- a CDS encoding type II toxin-antitoxin system ChpB family toxin, with translation MVRRVKFDRGDIVRVSLNPTAGREQQGDFRPVLVLSTALFNALGVALVAPITQGGEFARFAGFAVPLSGSGTETQGVALVNMVRALDLEARGAKKIERAPAEVVENALGRLQAILD
- a CDS encoding AbrB/MazE/SpoVT family DNA-binding domain-containing protein; this translates as MELSIQKWGNSAAVRLPAALLDQLKVALGDKLAVDVRPEGLMLKPARRKYALSELIAQCDPKASMPSDLAVWHGSAPVGREIW